CCTAGGTAGGTGACAGAGGGTCTATGGAACTCACACTTCTCAGCTTTGACAAACGCCTCGTTCTCCAGTGCTTAATTTTCCATTAAGCACTGGAGAACGAGGCGTACGTGGGTCTTGTGTTCTGCGAAGGTCTTAGAGTAAATCGGGATGTCGTCTAGGTACACAGAGACGAACATGTTGAGAAAGTCCCGAAGGACTGCAACAATGATGGTGCGTTACAAAGACCAAAAGGCATAGCTAAATATTcaaagagggagagggagaaaaatGGTAGCACCCTGATCGGGCGCAGTCTGCAGAACCCTGAAAGTGAGCTGTGTGTTTCCAGGAAAACCCTGGCCGGAAATTGTGTACAGTTTACCTTGCAGTTCATGGGGTGTACCTTGGTCAGAACTACACAGACACATTTGCCCAGGACTACAAGAGGCCTGTCAAACCCCATTCACTTGGACCTTATGTAACTGTTACGACTTATTACAATCCCATTTTCTGTTAGATAAGATGCAAATTCAGATTTAGTTAGTCTCAGCCTTAACTCTAACCCTTCCTGTTGAGTGTAAGTTTAAaatactatttatttatttatttgaataggAACAAAGCACATTAGGGAAcatcagtataaaaacaaatgtaaattgttaaattacaatgctttttttccagatgaTATTTTTTAATACCATCAATTAGGCAGTTTTGGGCATGTCAGTAGTGAAGAAGGGGAAAGGTGAGTCAGCTACAACTGATGGTTTTTGTTCCCTTCTGGTTTCAGGTACCTGTCTGGACTTGTAAAGAAACATGTAGTCAACCATATTTCCTTGTTCCCTCCCCATTTGCATCTGGCGATGGGTGTAGccactgacactgacagcattaGCAAGCTGTGCACATAAAAGTCAACACCAGTTTCTGTTTTGAGCAAATGAAACTTACTGATCCCTGTTACTGAGAGGCGAAATGGCTGAGAGAGGAGTTCAGCTCAGCCAAGAGAAATTCTCCTGCTCCATTTGTTTGGATTTACTGAAGGATCCGGTGACTATTCCCTGTGGACATAGCTTCTGTATGAACTGTATTACAGACCACTGGGATGCAGGAACTCAAAAAGAAGTCTACAGCTGTCCTCAGTGCAGGAAAGAGTTCACACCAAGGCCTGTGCTGGAGAAAAGCATTGTATTAACTGGTTTTGTGGAGGATCTAAAGAAAactggactccaagctgctccagttgatctctgctatgctggaccagaagatgtggcctgtgatgTCTGCACtgggaagaagaggaaagctGTCAAGTCCTGTTTGTTCTGCCCTGCTTCCTACTGCAGGGATCATCTCCAGCCTCACTATGATGCTCCACCATTAAAGAAGCACAAGCTGGTGAATCCCTCtaagaacctccagcagaacgtctgctctcgtcatgatgaggtgatgaagatcttctgtcgtactgatcagcaatgtatctgttatctctgcactatggatgaacataaaggccatGAAACAGTCTCACTTGCAGCAGAAAGGGCTGAGAAGCAGAAGGAGGTCCAGGTGAGACAACAACaaatccagcagagaatccaggaccaagagaaagatgtgaagctgcttcaacaggaggtGGAGGCCATCAATTTCTCTGCTGATAaagcagtggaggacagtgagaagattTTTTCTGAGCTGatccgtctcatccagaaaagaagctctgacgtgaagcagcagatcagatcccagcaggaaactgaagtgagtcgagtcaaagagcttcaggagaagctggagcaggagatcactgagctgaagaggaaagacgctgagctggagcagctctcagacacagaggatcacagccagtttctcctcaactacccctcactgtcagcactcagtgagtctacacactcacCCAGCATCAATATTCGTCCTCTGAGatactttgaggatgtgacagcagctgtgtcagagctcagagagaaactacaggacatcctgagaAAGACATTGATAAACATCTCACTGATTGTCACTGAAGAGGATGTTTtactgtcagaaccagaaccaaagaccAGAGCTGAGTTCTTAAAATGTTCACAAGAGATCACTCTAAATCCAAACACAGCATATAATAATCTGTTATTATCTGAGGGGAACAGAAAAGTAACAGTTACGAAAGAACAACAGTCttatcctgatcatccagacagattcactgATTGTGCTCAGGTTCTGAGTAGTAAGAGTCTGACTGAacgttgttactgggaggtggagtggaAAGGTGGAGGAAGAGCTAATATAGCAGTTTCATACAAGAACATCAGGAGAGCAGGACGGTCAAATGAATGTTTATTTGGTGTGACTGACAAATCCTGGTCTTTACGCCTTGAAACAAACGGTTATACATTTTAccacaacaaaagtaaaactccAGTATCAGGTCCATTTTCTTCCAGAataggagtgtacctggatcacagagcaggtattctgtctTTCTACAGCATCTCTGAcaccatgactctcctccacagagtccagaccacatTCACTCAGCCTCTATATGCTGGGATCAGGCTTAGACCTCTCTTCAATGGATCCTCTATTGAGTTTGTTAACCTGAAATAGTCAGAAGTGATCAGAATCCATGTGGTTAAAATGTGTGTTGTAGTTTCAGTGTCTTCAGCCTTCATCATCGTTTCTGAGAGCTCATTGTTGTGGTACCCAGTGGAGCAGtatgggatttgaacccagatcCTTGCACCTTCTCCAGGATGTAAACGCCCTGTCTCTAACCACCAACACACCACTCccacttttttttactctttattgtaaaatattatatttaaaacaatgtctATGAGACTGTTATGATGTTTCCTTTGATGCACAATGATGGGCTGACAGACCTTGAACCAGAACCCAGTGATTGTGttcaacattttcaaaactGGTGATCGTGTTGTTACTCCCTGAACTTGTAGTTTTGTTCCTAAAGTTCCTGCTGACTGTGTTTGTTTTGCCTTGCTGCATCTGCCCTAGAAACAGAAACCTAGCTCATCCAGGATGTTTGCTATGATTTAGTTGTTTATTTATAGATTCACACTAAGCCACTCAGAAGCCATATCCATGGGAGTGATTGGCCACTAGTTTAAGGGAGACCTTCCTTGCTGAAGAACAGCAGAGTGAACAGATGTTCTGTGTTGGactgtttgtttagttttatgttttgtttctttatttaaatttattatgCAAGCAAATAATTCTGATATGATTGAATTTCAATTAATGTGCTTTTTCTTATCTATAAAGTGTATGAAAAATTAATTATCATTCTCAAGTGAAATATGTAATGAGCCACTGTTTATGAGGCTGATCCTGTCCATATACTTCCTTTGTCAAACCATATATTGTTCACCTTGATGTACATAGTATGAGCAGATGATCATGTTATCATACAGA
The DNA window shown above is from Fundulus heteroclitus isolate FHET01 chromosome 14, MU-UCD_Fhet_4.1, whole genome shotgun sequence and carries:
- the LOC105919283 gene encoding tripartite motif-containing protein 16 → MAERGVQLSQEKFSCSICLDLLKDPVTIPCGHSFCMNCITDHWDAGTQKEVYSCPQCRKEFTPRPVLEKSIVLTGFVEDLKKTGLQAAPVDLCYAGPEDVACDVCTGKKRKAVKSCLFCPASYCRDHLQPHYDAPPLKKHKLVNPSKNLQQNVCSRHDEVMKIFCRTDQQCICYLCTMDEHKGHETVSLAAERAEKQKEVQVRQQQIQQRIQDQEKDVKLLQQEVEAINFSADKAVEDSEKIFSELIRLIQKRSSDVKQQIRSQQETEVSRVKELQEKLEQEITELKRKDAELEQLSDTEDHSQFLLNYPSLSALSESTHSPSINIRPLRYFEDVTAAVSELREKLQDILRKTLINISLIVTEEDVLLSEPEPKTRAEFLKCSQEITLNPNTAYNNLLLSEGNRKVTVTKEQQSYPDHPDRFTDCAQVLSSKSLTERCYWEVEWKGGGRANIAVSYKNIRRAGRSNECLFGVTDKSWSLRLETNGYTFYHNKSKTPVSGPFSSRIGVYLDHRAGILSFYSISDTMTLLHRVQTTFTQPLYAGIRLRPLFNGSSIEFVNLK